The Elaeis guineensis isolate ETL-2024a chromosome 14, EG11, whole genome shotgun sequence genome has a segment encoding these proteins:
- the LOC105057466 gene encoding blue-light photoreceptor PHR2 → MSFFVGWYRFYGYIHPPNTKTPPRFPSIHPLLLLSLSSTPSMESNPTSQTLEAPDLESPDSENQQQPLELTKPLPVASISLSLSLSSLLSSPQKPSLSPFAHIKIPSQISSLVRLSLSTSSSKPSSKISTPSRIANSPLQSPSPLLRRRPADPSHSAAGRRCTVVWFRADLRVHDNEALTAATNDSLSLLPVYVFDPRDYGKSSSGFDKTGPYRATFLLQSVADLRGRLRERGSDLVVRVGRPETVLVDIARAVGADAVYAHREVSHDEVRAEERVAKAMEAEGVEVKYFWGSTLYHIDDLSFEVEQMPSTYGGFREKVQGVAVRKTIEALDQIKGLPSRGDVDPGEIPSLVDLGLNPAPTMSQDGKPTMNASLVGGETEALERLKKLAAECRAQPNKGEGSRDSIYGASFSCKISPWLATGCLSPRFMYDELKKTATRAIPVASTPKNGAASADNGMNWLMYELLWRDFFRFITKKYSSTKKRIEAEPATACTGALV, encoded by the exons ATGTCTTTCTTCGTTGGCTGGTACAGATTCTACGGATATATCCATCCACCGAACACCAAAACGCCACCGCGCTTCCCCTCCATCCACCcgcttctcctcctctctctctcctccaccccATCCATGGAGTCCAACCCCACCTCCCAAACCCTGGAAGCCCCTGACCTCGAATCCCCAGACTCAGAAAACCAGCAGCAACCTTTGGAGCTCACCAAACCCCTTCCAGTAGCCTCcatttccctctccctctccctctcctccctcctctcctccccCCAAAAACCCTCCCTTTCCCCCTTCGCCCACATCAAAATCCCCTCCCAGATCTCCTCCCTCGTCCGCCTCTCCCTCTCCACTTCTTCCTCGAAACCCTCCTCCAAAATCTCCACACCCTCTCGCATCGCTAACTCCCCCCTCCAATCCCCCTCCCCACTCCTCCGCCGCCGCCCCGCCGACCCCTCCCACTCCGCCGCCGGCCGTCGCTGCACCGTTGTCTGGTTCCGCGCCGACCTCCGCGTCCATGACAACGAGGCCCTGACGGCCGCCACCAATgactccctctccctcctccctGTATATGTCTTCGACCCCCGGGACTACGGCAAGTCCTCCTCGGGCTTTGACAAGACCGGACCCTACCGCGCCACCTTCCTCCTCCAGTCCGTCGCCGATCTCCGCGGCAGGCTCCGCGAACGGGGCTCCGACCTTGTCGTCCGGGTCGGCCGACCGGAGACGGTGCTGGTGGACATTGCCCGTGCTGTTGGTGCCGACGCGGTGTACGCCCACCGGGAGGTGTCTCACGATGAGGTGCGGGCGGAGGAGCGGGTGGCGAAGGCCATGGAGGCAGAGGGGGTGGAGGTGAAGTACTTCTGGGGGAGCACGCTGTACCACATTGATGATTTGTCGTTCGAGGTGGAGCAGATGCCATCTACTTACGGGGGGTTCAGGGAGAAAGTGCAGGGGGTGGCGGTGAGGAAGACAATCGAGGCTCTGGACCAGATTAAGGGGCTGCCGTCGAGAGGCGATGTTGACCCTGGGGAGATTCCGAGCTTGGTCGACCTCGGGCTCAACCCGGCGCCAACCATGTCTCAG GATGGAAAACCTACCATGAATGCTTCACTTGTGGGTGGTGAGACTGAAGCACTGGAGAGACTGAAAAAGCTTGCAGCTGAATGCCGTGCCCAACCAAACAAAGGGGAAGGTTCTCGAGATAGCATCTATGGTGCTAGTTTCTCCTGCAAAATCTCACCATGGCTAGCAACAGGATGCCTTTCTCCACGTTTCATGTATGATGAGCTGAAAAAGACTGCAACAAG AGCAATACCTGTTGCCTCAACTCCAAAGAATGGTGCTGCTTCAGCAGATAATGGAATGAATTGGTTAATGTATGAACTATTATGGAGGGATTTTTTCAG GTTCATCACTAAAAAATACAGCTCCACCAAGAAAAGGATTGAAGCTGAGCCAGCCACAGCTTGCACCGGTGCTCTTGTTTGA
- the LOC105057550 gene encoding LOW QUALITY PROTEIN: pentatricopeptide repeat-containing protein At3g62890-like (The sequence of the model RefSeq protein was modified relative to this genomic sequence to represent the inferred CDS: deleted 1 base in 1 codon), whose amino-acid sequence MERAAQLPPTFELYEMRAASSSKLISLTHPTPDAFVWNSLIRAHPAAALSLYRRMLLHGVRPDLYTFPFLLLSFSSHSPLPPAALPLLHARVLLSGFASHPFVHTSLVSAYSHSSSLPLARRLFDEIPLPDLPSWNSIISAYVRAGLLRSALQLFVKMPERNVVTWSCMIDGFVKCGDHRGALQLFRNMQREACIEPNEFTISSVLAACAKLGALEHGKWAHAYIDRCGMKVNMVLGTSLIDMYARCGSIDRARLVFDSLGPDKDVKAWSAMISGLAIHGLAEECLDLFHRMRGLAIIPNAITFLGVLCACVHAGLVNEGENYFEQMVKEFGIDPMIQHYGCIVDLYARAGLIGKAWDVVNSMPMKPDVPIWGALLSGSRMHGDIETCEASIKQLIELEPMNSGAYVLLSNVYAKMGRWDDVRRVRNHMEELGIKKTPGCSLVEVDGHLHEFFVADRSHPETREIYLMLEEIMKRLRVSGYVGNTEEVLLDLDEEGKELALSLHSEKLAIAFSFIKTRPGTIIHITKNLRMCMDCHVAIKLISKIYDREIVVRDCSRFHYFRDGFCSCKDYW is encoded by the exons ATGGAGCGCGCTGCCCAGCTCCCGCCAACCTTC GAACTCTACGAAATGCGAGCAGCCTCCTCTTCCAAGCTGATATCTTTGACCCACCCCACCCCCGACGCCTTCGTCTGGAACTCCCTCATACGCGCCCACCCCGCCGCCGCCCTCTCCCTGTACCGCCGGATGCTCCTCCACGGCGTCCGGCCCGACCTCTACAccttccccttcctcctcctctccttctcctcccaCTCCCCCCTCCCTCCCGCCGCCCTCCCCCTCCTCCACGCCCGCGTCCTCCTCTCCGGCTTCGCCTCCCACCCTTTCGTCCACACCTCCCTCGTCTCCGCCTACTCCCACTCCTCCTCCCTCCCCCTCGCCCGCCGCCTCTTCGATGAAATCCCCCTCCCCGACCTCCCTTCCTGGAATTCCATCATCTCTGCTTACGTCAGAGCCGGCCTCCTCCGCTCCGCCCTCCAACTATTCGTGAAAATGCCCGAGAGAAACGTGGTCACTTGGAGCTGCATGATAGATGGCTTCGTCAAATGCGGCGACCACAGGGGAGCGCTGCAGCTGTTCCGCAACATGCAGAGAGAAGCGTGCATTGAGCCGAATGAGTTCACTATCTCGAGTGTGCTTGCTGCTTGTGCGAAATTGGGTGCGCTTGAGCACGGGAAGTGGGCGCATGCATACATCGACCGGTGTGGCATGAAGGTGAACATGGTGTTGGGGACTTCTTTGATCGATATGTACGCCAGGTGCGGGAGCATCGACAGGGCAAGGCTGGTGTTTGATAGTTTGGGCCCTGACAAGGATGTCAAGGCATGGAGTGCCATGATCTCGGGGCTTGCAATTCATGGACTTGCAGAGGAATGCCTTGATTTGTTTCACAGAATGAGGGGACTGGCCATAATTCCTAATGCCATAACGTTCTTAGGAGTTCTCTGTGCTTGTGTCCATGCAGGATTGGTTAATGAGGGTGAGAACTATTTCGAGCAAATGGTGAAGGAGTTTGGTATTGATCCAATGATTCAACACTATGGTTGCATTGTGGATCTTTATGCAAGAGCAGGGCTTATAGGCAAGGCATGGGATGTAGTGAATTCGATGCCCATGAAACCCGATGTGCCCATTTGGGGGGCTCTTTTGAGCGGTTCACGAATGCATGGCGATATCGAGACATGTGAGGCTTCGATCAAGCAACTTATAGAGTTGGAGCCAATGAATAGTGGGGCTTATGTGCTTCTCTCCAATGTTTATGCAAAGATGGGCAGGTGGGATGATGTGAGGAGAGTGCGAAATCACATGGAAGAATTGGGGATTAAGAAGACACCTGGATGTAGTCTCGTCGAGGTGGATGGCCACCTGCATGAGTTCTTTGTGGCAGACCGATCACATCCGGAGACGAGGGAGATATATCTAATGCTCGAGGAGATTATGAAGAGGTTAAGAGTATCAGGCTATGTGGGGAATACTGAAGAAGTGTTGCTGGACTTGGATGAGGAGGGGAAGGAGTTGGCACTATCTCTTCACAGTGAGAAGCTGGCCATTGCATTCAGCTTTATTAAAACAAGACCTGGGACGATTATACATATCACTAAGAATCTAAGAATGTGCATGGACTGCCATGTGGCCATCAAGCTTATATCCAAAATCTATGATCGAGAGATAGTTGTGAGGGATTGCAGCCGGTTTCACTATTTTCGAGATGGATTCTGCTCCTGTAAAGATTATTGGTGA